GTGTCCGCGAGGTCGAGGAGTTGCTTATACGTATTGACTACGGAGTCATTTCGTGAGGAGGGCATGGCGAATCGTACGGAAAAAACGGTTGGCCGATGCCTTTACGGGAGAGGGGGCACGGCTTGGCGGCGGCCGTTGGAACCACGTCGGGACACCTGTTGTCTATGTCAGGGAAACTCTCTCGCTGGCAGCCTTAGAGCTGTTTGTTCACTTCACGAGGAAAGATATAAAGCTCACCAAATCACTCCTTGCAATTCCCGTTGAGATTCCGTCGCACCTGAAAATAATCGAAATTTCCATTAAGGATTTAAACTTTGACTGGAGAATATCGCCTCCATCGAATTCGACGAAAGATATCGGGACGGAATGGGTGCAAAAGGGATCCTCGGCGGTACTGCGTGTGCCCTCCGCGATTGTTCAGGAGGAGTACAACCTTCTTCTTAACCCAAACCACGGCGATTTTAAAAGGATGCGGATCGGTAAGCCACAGCCTTTTACACTCGATGAGCGTATGTGGAAATAGCTTGGAAAGCAGTCTGTAGAGCAAAGAGTGGGAATTATGAGGCATTGATCTCAATTTCCTGAGAGGTAGCGCCTTCGGGGTTCCTTTTATGGTTCAGCATTAGGGTGTCTCATCGAGGACCTGCCGGAAAATAGCGTCTGGCAGACCATGCATGTTCTGTGGCTCCAAATAAAGAGAGACTCCTTATGAGGAAGATCTATTTGTCACGGCATGGCTAAGTTGGGAGATTTTTTGAGTTGTTTATGGTAATGTAAGATTACGGAAAGGAGTGATAATTTGAGAGAGGCTATACGATATCTGACAAATGCAAGGGAGATACTTAAGACCGCTCCGATAGAAGGCAAGTTTTATGCTGACAAGAAGCCTGTTCGTGAGGCATTTGGCACTGCATATCTCGCGCTTTTGGAAGCGATCAACGAAGCACTCCTTGCCCGCGGGTACATCAAGAAAGAATTGCCTAAAAAGGTGGAAGAGTACCAGAAAGCCCTAAAGAAACACTTCGGCGTCCACAACGGCAAATTAATGAAGGAGTTCGATCAGCTATATGATGCGCTACACATAGCGGGGTATTATCGTGCTGAC
This region of Syntrophorhabdaceae bacterium genomic DNA includes:
- a CDS encoding RES family NAD+ phosphorylase, which produces MRRAWRIVRKKRLADAFTGEGARLGGGRWNHVGTPVVYVRETLSLAALELFVHFTRKDIKLTKSLLAIPVEIPSHLKIIEISIKDLNFDWRISPPSNSTKDIGTEWVQKGSSAVLRVPSAIVQEEYNLLLNPNHGDFKRMRIGKPQPFTLDERMWK
- a CDS encoding DUF5618 family protein, encoding MREAIRYLTNAREILKTAPIEGKFYADKKPVREAFGTAYLALLEAINEALLARGYIKKELPKKVEEYQKALKKHFGVHNGKLMKEFDQLYDALHIAGYYRADILHVHAVKDYLAAAKAFIDKVK